Proteins encoded by one window of Bacillota bacterium:
- a CDS encoding ABC transporter permease has product MARKVNIVLKLIKWELIKLAHQKKTCIAVVILAALALFLAYAFSEFTMVEGVEMEADFDTTAIHPLLFPVLFLGGIIGLFIPLFAVLAVAEMFAGEYSAGTLKTLLVRPLGRTRIVATKLVAGYLNLLLLLFTASVFALLAGYLFFDTASPLALQTVTGQLEFASAGSVLLWSTGFIFLTSVPLMAFVVLISFFATLFNSTAGVIMAALGYLVGLVILGQVGLEQVRYFLQAEHFMIADRLLSSSVPLAN; this is encoded by the coding sequence CTGGCGAGGAAGGTGAACATAGTGCTTAAATTAATTAAGTGGGAATTGATCAAGCTTGCCCATCAAAAGAAAACCTGTATCGCCGTGGTAATTCTGGCTGCCCTAGCCCTCTTCCTGGCATATGCGTTCAGTGAGTTCACAATGGTGGAAGGCGTTGAAATGGAGGCGGATTTTGATACCACTGCCATTCACCCCCTGCTCTTTCCGGTGCTGTTTTTGGGCGGGATAATCGGTTTGTTCATTCCCTTGTTTGCGGTGCTGGCGGTCGCGGAAATGTTCGCCGGTGAATATTCCGCCGGCACATTAAAAACCTTGTTGGTGCGGCCCCTGGGGCGAACTCGAATCGTTGCCACCAAGCTGGTTGCCGGGTATCTGAATCTCTTGCTGTTGTTGTTCACCGCCAGCGTCTTTGCGCTCCTGGCTGGGTACCTTTTCTTTGATACTGCCAGTCCGCTGGCCCTGCAAACTGTCACCGGGCAGTTGGAGTTTGCTTCTGCCGGCAGCGTCTTGCTCTGGTCTACAGGCTTCATTTTTCTAACTTCTGTGCCGTTGATGGCCTTTGTGGTTCTGATTTCCTTCTTTGCCACCTTGTTCAACAGCACTGCCGGGGTGATTATGGCCGCTCTCGGATACCTGGTTGGCCTGGTCATTTTGGGACAGGTCGGCCTTGAACAGGTTCGCTACTTTCTTCAGGCCGAGCATTTCATGATTGCCGACCGT
- a CDS encoding ABC transporter ATP-binding protein codes for MKQRLGIAQALLGDPALVILDEPTNGLDPHGTVEIRELIKRLSTEHKITFFVSSHLLHEVELICNRVSVLRRGRVVGEGYVRDLLRSEGAQLRVIVNDPETARALLVGQSWIQNVELAGDVLNVQTGEDRAADINKLLVQNDVLVKGISQVPRVWRHSLWK; via the coding sequence ATGAAACAACGGCTGGGCATCGCCCAGGCGTTGCTGGGAGACCCGGCTTTAGTTATTCTGGACGAACCGACTAATGGCCTTGATCCCCACGGTACAGTGGAGATTAGGGAGCTGATTAAACGCTTGTCCACTGAGCATAAAATTACCTTCTTTGTGTCCAGTCATTTGCTCCACGAAGTAGAGCTGATTTGTAACCGGGTCAGCGTTCTCAGGCGCGGTCGGGTGGTTGGAGAAGGTTATGTCCGCGACCTGCTGCGCAGCGAGGGCGCCCAACTGCGAGTCATTGTCAATGACCCTGAGACTGCCCGCGCGCTTTTGGTCGGTCAGTCCTGGATTCAAAATGTGGAACTCGCGGGTGACGTTCTCAATGTGCAGACCGGGGAGGACCGGGCGGCAGACATCAACAAATTATTGGTGCAGAATGATGTATTGGTCAAAGGAATTTCCCAGGTTCCCCGAGTCTGGAGACATTCTTTATGGAAATAA
- a CDS encoding ATP-binding cassette domain-containing protein, whose amino-acid sequence MLKVSGLVKTYGKLRAVDQVSFEVNQGDVYGFLGPNGSGKTTTIRAILGLISTDAGQVEICGHNVARESSRALANVAQL is encoded by the coding sequence GTGTTAAAGGTCTCCGGTCTTGTTAAGACCTATGGCAAGCTACGAGCCGTAGACCAGGTGTCTTTTGAAGTTAATCAGGGTGATGTCTATGGGTTTCTTGGCCCCAATGGCAGCGGCAAGACAACAACAATCCGCGCGATACTAGGTTTGATCAGCACCGATGCCGGGCAGGTGGAAATTTGCGGCCATAACGTTGCCCGAGAATCGAGTCGTGCCCTAGCCAATGTCGCTCAGTTGTAG